The DNA window ATGTCAGCTAAAACATTTTTTACAGCATGGGTGCTTTCGGCGTCCGCTTCTTCTTTGAGTTCAGAAGCTTTTTCCCCAAGTTTTTGTTGGAGCTCTTCTTGGCTTGGGATGGAGTCCCCACGAAGAAGGGCATCGAATTCAATTTCCGCCTTATACACGCGCAACTTTTCTACGGCCTGTTCTTCAAGCTGTGGCTTCGGATAACTCAAGAAGGGCAGGTCTGGAGCAAAGCGGTCAACAGCAGGACTAATGATGTATGTGCGGCTGACCTGTTGGACCAACAGTGGCACCAGAATCAGTAGTAGAAGAACCTTCAATGAGATCAGGGTTGAATCCCTGCGTCTCCGAAAGCCTGCAACTAAGGTCGCTTCACCCGCTGGATTGAGCTGCCTCCGTACCTTGTCGAACACCCCGAGTAGGGAGCGCGGCAGCGGATCAGGATCCCGTGTCATGGTCGGAGCGGTCGAAGCCCGTTTAGGGCTGTACCGATTCACAACACTTTCAATCAGCTGAAGTTGTCGCAGTTCCTGAGGATCCAGCTGGGAGCGCTGATACTCCAGCTGATCGAGCGACGTACGACAAACATTGATCGCAACGCGAAACTTGCGCAGAACGGTTGCCTGAACAGATTTCGGAACAGAGAGCTCTAGATCGGGCCTGATGGGACGGTCGCCGTAGTACTCCAGCTCCAAGCTCTGGATCAAGAGGGCCGCTTCATAGCCGCGGTCGAGATCAGAGTTGACATCAAGGGAGTTGGCCTTGCCGAAGGCTCCGATCCAATTGCGAAATGCCATAGCTGTTTAGCGGGAAAAGACCCACCAGGTGGCCATTGGAACAATGGTTCCAACGACTAGAAGCACAATCACCCAGGTGAAAGCGTTGCTTTCGCTCGTTTCCTCGACCGTGGGAATGTTTGTGGGAAGGGTGGTGCGTTCAATTTGAACCGGAGGGCCGGGATCTTCACCGCCATTGAGAACCACCGCAATGCGTTCAATTCCATCCATGGACGCCTGGCGGAATCGCTCTCCATCTCGCATCGGCTGACTCATGGTGGTCCGCGCGGTACTGCGGAGCAAGGCGTCTGGCAGTTGATCACTCAGCTCTGCTGAGACAACAATTGCAGCTTGTTTGTTCTGGGTCTCCTCAAGGAAAAGGATGAGTGGACGCTCACTGCTGTTGTCGTTATTGGACCAACGTTCCACCAATTCCTCTCCGAATCCCGTGAGGCTCAGCCCGTAGTCCAGTTTCCGCAAAGTGATGACTCTGGCGTCCACCTTTGAGGATTCCAGTTGATTCAGCCGAGCTTCAATTTCATTTTTTCCAGCTCGACTCAACACATCAGCTGAATCAAGGACGGCTTTCTCCGGCGGCTGAGCTGGTAGGTCTTGAGGCGATAAGGCAAAACCCGCTGGTACTGCCAAGAAAAAACAGAGACTTGCGGCGATGAACAGCTGAAGAGACTTAAAAAGGCTAGGCATCATGAGGCGTTCGATTGGTGGAGTCTGTCGTCAGCTGGAAAGGCTGTCGTGATTCAAGGCCATGATCGCGTCCATCACGGCTTGTGCTTTGCCTTGAGGGAGATCAACGCTTTGAGCGAGCTCGTTGAGAAACGTTTGCTCTTCAGTCGTTACCGTCCTATCAGCGTGAACCAGCTGTACGGCCACAGCGAGAGCCGTTTCCTTTTGGGACGCTTTGAGTTGGGGGAGAGCATCGTTGATCAATTGTCTTGATCCTTGCTCGCGAAGGCGTTTGAGCAGTTGGTCAAACAACATTGCCATCTCACTTTCGCTTCGATCCTTATAAGGGGTTCGATATTCCAGTTGACGCCTCAATGCGTGCGCTTCATCCTTGCCCAGTACTCCATCGCAAGCGACTGTGGCCAGTGCAATCGCGGCAAAGGCTTCGGATTCCGTCATCAGCGTTGGAGCGTTGACTTCTATTTCAGCAAGAGTGCATCGATCTGACTGCTCATGAGTTGCAAAACATGTTGAGATCCGCCCAATGGTGTTTGCTTGCAGGCGTGCTTGTTTTGGGGCTTTCCATCCTTAACGCCAGCACAGCAGAAACGGTCACTCCCAGCTTGGAGCGTGCCGATGTTCTCGCCGGGATGGCAGGCGTTGGCTTGATGCTCGTTTCCATCCTCTGGACAAGGGCTTCTCCACGCAGTCCGGAAGCTGTTGAACTGGAGGGTGAACAGGGTTTTGTGCTCTCCTCAGATTTAGTGGATACGGTCCGGTCTGAACTGGCGTGGGGCAGCCATCAGTTTCTAACCGCAACCTCTGCAGCCACCATTCTTGTGTTTTGGAAGGGTTCGGTTCTACTTCGTCGGGGCCTTTTAGGTTCTGGTGATTTTGCACCTGGTGAGATCTGTCGACGATCCCTGCAAAAACAAGAACTGGTATCTCTGGTAAAAACAGCCCTCTACCCGGGTAAAGCCGAATTTGATCCGGTCTTGCCAGGCTTGCCCTCCGTGATGGTGCAACCCTTAGGTCAAAACGGGTGGGTTGTGATTGGTGGTTGGTCGGAACGATGTTTTAGTCGTTCCGATGAACGTTGGCTCACTGGTTGGGCAGAGAGGCTTAAAACAACGCTGACCGTTGCCGAATCAGAACCAGAATCAGTTTTAGAAGCAGAAGAAGAATCGTTGATCTAGTACTACTTTTTTGCTTTCCGTTTGCGAGATGCCGCTGCTGTTGAAACAGGTTGAAATTAGATAAAACCAGCGCGCTTTGCTGGATGGGGCTTAGAACCAATTGCCGTCACTTAAACTGAGATTTTTCAGATCAACAACCTTTGAGCGAATCCACCGGTAGTGCTGACAAAGCACAGTTCTTCCCTTATCTAGTCACTCTTGTTTACGGCAAAAAAGACACACCAACGCTTGCTCAGGTCGTTTTCCTGAGTGACAAAGCGGGTGAAGATACGAGGTCTATTGCGAAGTCTCTACTGGAAAATGCCAAAAACGTCGCTCCCCAAACTCCGAGGTTCGACTGGTCCACTCTTAAGGTGCAAGGAAGCCAAACCTTGGACGACAAAGAGCTATCGAAGTTGGTGGAAGCGGCATCCCAGGGTCAGGTTGGTGTTGGACGAGTTTCTCGGTTGAAACTCAACCAAGATTGACGACGAAAGGTCTGCTGCAAAGCTCAGGTTTATCGTCCGGAGTCAACCCATCAGATGTCGCAGGAAAAAGTTTTTGTAGGGTTACTAAGGGTGCTCACAGGGTTGGCTTCTTATTTGCCTTCTCTGCACGGCTCCTGGCTTCGAATCCGCCAGGGATCAATGATTTACATCAAGCATTTTCATTCATCAATGGCCCCGCCAATCGGTGGGGCTTTTTATTGCTTTTAAGCACTTGTGAGCAAGATCACAGAGCCTCTTGTCGGTGGTCATCACCTCAGCCATTGATTCCGGAGATGGTGTGTTCATCGGGGGAAACACCACCCCAACCACCCATACCTTTTAAACCGATGACTTCCATCAAAACCATCGCTGCTGCTTCACTCGCCGCTGGACTCTCCCTTCTCTCTGTCTCAGGCAACGCCTCCCTGGCCTGATTTAGCACGAGTGATTCGTGGCTAGAGCCGATGAAAAGCCCCTTAGCCAATAGCGAACCCAGGGGGCTGTGGGGGCAATCATCGTTATCATTTGCCGCATTCGGTGATTATGACCAAAATGCTGTAAGACGTTTGCGAAGCCATGGCCTCGGATCAGGATCAGACGTTGATGCGTGAAGCGATCCGCCTAATGCGGGACGCCGGTGTTGTGAACAAAACAGGAGGGCCTTTCGGTGCTGTGATCGCCAAGGACGGGCAGGTGGTTGCCGCGGCAGGAAACAGCGTGGTGAAGGATCTTGACCCCAGTGCCCATGCTGAGGTCAACGCCATCCGCGCGGCTTGCAAAAAGCTGGGAACCTGGGACCTCAGCGGTTGTGTGATGTACACCAGCTGTGAATGCTGTCCGATGTGTTACGCGACGGCGTACTGGGCTGGGATCCGCACTGTTTTTTATGCCGCGGCTTGGTCGGATTACAGCGATTTGTTCTCCGATCAGGAGATCAATGAGGACATGCAACATGCCAAAGACAAACGTGAAATCAAGCTCACGCAAATTCTCCAGGGTGAGGCGTGTGAAGTCTGGAAGGAATTTCGTTTGCTTCCTGATGGTGCGCGCTACTGAAGGCTATGGCTTCTTCGAATGATTCGGAATTGCTTGATTCGGGTCATTTTGTGTACACCATTCACAGTGTGATTTCTCTTGAGAAAAAGCAATCCTTTGAGGACTTCCAGCATCAAATGAATGAGGCGGCCCAGCATTTTGATGGATACCGCGGGCAGTCGATTTCATTTCAGGAAAAGGACGATGGCCAGCATTTGCTGGCCACAACACGCATTGTGTTCGAAGCTCTGGATCAATGTTTGCATTGGCTAGATAGTTCAGAGCGGCGGAATTTGCTGCATCGGGCTGAATCCTTAATGAATTATCGCTATCGAGGAACGCTTGAGGCGAATTCCTTTGATCAGTGGATCCGGATGAAGCAGCCTGAAAAGGTGCCGATTTGGAAGGTGAATTTTCTGGTCTGGCTGGCACTGTATCCGTCGGTCATGCTATTGACATTTTTGGGAAGCTCTAGCCTTGGTCGGCTGCCCTTGCCCTTCAATATGTTGATTAGTAATCTAATTACAGTTCTTCTGACGGGGCATTTCTTCGTGCCGTGGCTTAGTCGACTTTATGAAAATTGGCTGCAAAATTCATCCCTACGGATCACTTGCTATGGAATTATTTCGGTACTTTTGATGCAGTTGGTTCTTCTTGCTCTTTTTTCATTCTTGCCTGGAATGCCATGGGATGTCTCAGACCTCAGACCGCATGAGTTTGTGCTGAGTGTTGTTCGATGAATGAGTTCACGGAATCTCTGAGGATCACCGCCTCCTCGGATTATGGAGAGGGTTCGTTGCGCTGGGCCCTTGAGATCGCTGCGAAGCGGGAGTCCTCAGTTCTGGAGATCGATTCCTCGGTGTCTCGCATCGAGCTAGATCAGCCTCTTCCAGTGATCGTGTCAAATCTGAAGTTGATGGGGAATGGTGTCATCATCAGTGGCGCTCATTCCTGCCGCATTCTTCGCATTGATGCCGGAAACGTTGCGTTGTCGGATCTGAGCTTGATCGATGGTCTGGCTCGTGGGGAGGACGGGACTGATAGTGCTGGTGGTGACGCCGGAATGGGGGGTGCGCTGTTCATCGCGGCCGGTGAGGTCAGTCTCCGCAACATTGACTTTGTGGGCAACAGCGCTCTTGGCGGTGAGGGTGGGGCGCTGTCTGCGGGGTTGCCCGCTTCGTCAGAGCCGATTCAGACCTCAGCCTCGCGCTCGAATCAAGTCCCCAGTTCTCGTCAAGTTGACCGTGGAAGTGTGTCCTCCGTTTCGGGGCTTGCAAGACGATTGCGGCGTGTCTTGAGCTTCAGGCCCCGTTCTGCCAGCGTCAATCGCGGATCGGCCAGTGGCATTCACGGCGAATGTGGCACGGGTTTCGGGGCCATTGTCTTTGCTGGTGGTGGAGGCTTTGGCGGATTTGCCAATGGCGGCAATGGGGGCAACGGCGGAAATGGCTCACCTGAAGGTGGTCACGGCGGCAATGGCGGTCATGGCGGCAACGGCGGCGTTGGCACGTTCTCTTCGGAGGGGCCTCGATCGGAAGGGCTTGAGGTCGGATCGATCGCGTTTTCTGGTGGCGGGGGCTTTGGTGGATTTGCGAATGGCGCCAATGGCGGCAATGGGGGACAGGGTGGTTTTGGTGGCGGCGGTGGTGCTGGTGGACGAGGAGGCTTGCTTGGTGCCGCAGGTGTGCCGGGTTTGGGAGGATTTGCTGGTGCTGATGGCAGTGATCGTTGTGGTGGCAGCGGGGCTGGTCTGGGTGGCGCAATTTTTCTGAAGTCCGGCCGGCTGCGTCTGGATGGCTGCAGGTTTCAGCTGAATCGAGCGATCGGTGGTCTCGGTGTGCTCAGAGGTCAGGGGAAAGGAGGTGCAGTGTTTGTTTTGAGTCGATACGTTGATGATCAAGATATCAGTTTTAGCTCTGAAATAGAGTCTACTGATTGTTCTTGGGTTGATAACTTTGCTTCATCTGCAACTGGTCTTCGCTTCGATAATCATCATTGCTGTATTGATCAAAGTTGTGCCAATTTGCGTTGAAGCATGCCATGACTGCTGTTGATGGCTAGTGTTCAACCAGCCTTGTCCATGCACTGGTATGGGACGAACGGGTTTCTTGTAATGGATTGTTGTGCAAACCTTCTTTTGCATGAATTTGGTTTGTGTGGTTGGTTATACAATCGCGGCTGGTGGATTGGCTTTAGAGCTGAGGTTGAATGACGCCCAGATTGGTTTGGCGGGTGGTGTGTATTTCTTTGCATATTCGTACTCTCAATTGTTTCTGGGAATTCTGTCGACACGCGTTCCGATCCGACTGTTGATTGTGGCATCGGCTTGGGCTGCTGCTTCTGGTGCTTGGGTGATGGCAATTGCTGACTCCTTTCCTCAATTGGTTCTGGCTAGATTTCTCTTTGGTATTGGATTTTGTACAGTTTTTGTAGGTGTTATAGAGGTTGTTTCAATGGTTTATTCGCGCTGCTTTCCTTTCATTCTGAATTTCAGCCAAAGCTGTGCCAATGGAGTGGGAGCCTTGATCGGAGTCTTCGCTTTTATGCCATGGATTAGCAGG is part of the Synechococcus sp. WH 8016 genome and encodes:
- the pxcA gene encoding proton extrusion protein PcxA; the encoded protein is MAFRNWIGAFGKANSLDVNSDLDRGYEAALLIQSLELEYYGDRPIRPDLELSVPKSVQATVLRKFRVAINVCRTSLDQLEYQRSQLDPQELRQLQLIESVVNRYSPKRASTAPTMTRDPDPLPRSLLGVFDKVRRQLNPAGEATLVAGFRRRRDSTLISLKVLLLLILVPLLVQQVSRTYIISPAVDRFAPDLPFLSYPKPQLEEQAVEKLRVYKAEIEFDALLRGDSIPSQEELQQKLGEKASELKEEADAESTHAVKNVLADISATLAFVMVCLFSREELRVLRGFFDEAVYGLSDSAKAFAIILFTDIFVGFHSPEGWTVLLDGIANHFGFPARENFILLFIATFPVILATIFKYWIFRYLNRVSPSSVATLRGMNGGG
- the psb32 gene encoding photosystem II repair protein Psb32 translates to MPSLFKSLQLFIAASLCFFLAVPAGFALSPQDLPAQPPEKAVLDSADVLSRAGKNEIEARLNQLESSKVDARVITLRKLDYGLSLTGFGEELVERWSNNDNSSERPLILFLEETQNKQAAIVVSAELSDQLPDALLRSTARTTMSQPMRDGERFRQASMDGIERIAVVLNGGEDPGPPVQIERTTLPTNIPTVEETSESNAFTWVIVLLVVGTIVPMATWWVFSR
- a CDS encoding tellurite resistance TerB family protein, giving the protein MTESEAFAAIALATVACDGVLGKDEAHALRRQLEYRTPYKDRSESEMAMLFDQLLKRLREQGSRQLINDALPQLKASQKETALAVAVQLVHADRTVTTEEQTFLNELAQSVDLPQGKAQAVMDAIMALNHDSLSS
- a CDS encoding cofactor assembly of complex C subunit B gives rise to the protein MLRSAQWCLLAGVLVLGLSILNASTAETVTPSLERADVLAGMAGVGLMLVSILWTRASPRSPEAVELEGEQGFVLSSDLVDTVRSELAWGSHQFLTATSAATILVFWKGSVLLRRGLLGSGDFAPGEICRRSLQKQELVSLVKTALYPGKAEFDPVLPGLPSVMVQPLGQNGWVVIGGWSERCFSRSDERWLTGWAERLKTTLTVAESEPESVLEAEEESLI
- a CDS encoding nucleoside deaminase, which translates into the protein MASDQDQTLMREAIRLMRDAGVVNKTGGPFGAVIAKDGQVVAAAGNSVVKDLDPSAHAEVNAIRAACKKLGTWDLSGCVMYTSCECCPMCYATAYWAGIRTVFYAAAWSDYSDLFSDQEINEDMQHAKDKREIKLTQILQGEACEVWKEFRLLPDGARY
- a CDS encoding MFS transporter, giving the protein MNLVCVVGYTIAAGGLALELRLNDAQIGLAGGVYFFAYSYSQLFLGILSTRVPIRLLIVASAWAAASGAWVMAIADSFPQLVLARFLFGIGFCTVFVGVIEVVSMVYSRCFPFILNFSQSCANGVGALIGVFAFMPWISRLSQLFGVSTVVLIVISLLMFLLLSSRPGEAALSWQEVPSWAAMGRSLVLCISSPRFWVGTLYFVGLFTCFLALEDLWNICFQVDIFNATSGLAASMNSMLVSGLTLGGLIIRLWAARSGLAAPSRSFSALA